A single genomic interval of Dromiciops gliroides isolate mDroGli1 chromosome 1, mDroGli1.pri, whole genome shotgun sequence harbors:
- the DDA1 gene encoding DET1- and DDB1-associated protein 1 — MADFLKGLPVYNKSNFSRFHADSVCKASNRRPSVYLPTREYPSEQIIVTEKTNILLRYLHQQWDKKNAAKKRDQEQVELEGESSAPPRKIARTDSQDMNEDT, encoded by the exons atg GCAGATTTTTTGAAAGGATTACCCGTCTACAACAAAAGCAATTTTAGTAGATTTCATGCTGATTCTGTGTGCAAAGCCTCG AATAGACGGCCTTCAGTCTATCTCCCCACCAGAGAATATCCATCAGAACAGA TTATCGTAACAGAAAAGACAAACATTCTTTTACGTTATCTTCATCAGCAATGGGACAAAAAG AATGCTGCAAAGAAGAGAGACCAGGAACAAGTAGAACTAGAAGGTGAGAGTTCCGCGCCCCCCCGAAAAATCGCCAGGACAGACAGCCAGGACATGAACGAAGACACTTAG